The proteins below come from a single Papaver somniferum cultivar HN1 chromosome 11, ASM357369v1, whole genome shotgun sequence genomic window:
- the LOC113324342 gene encoding trihelix transcription factor GT-3b-like, translated as MEGGHHHQHQQQQQQQQHHSMTSMEQGDSRVPQWSFQETKEFLVIRAELDQTFMETKRNKLLWEVISNKMKEKGYLRSSDQCKCKWKNLVTRYKGCETIEPESMRQQFPFYNELQTIFSARMQRMLWLEAEGGPISSGMRKKGSRLSSDDDDDNEESDEEKLVVKKKMRKGKGASTTSTSAGNADNSNLQHILEEFMRQQVQMEAQWRETVEFREKERRMREMEWRQRMEELEKERLLMDRNWREREEQRRMREEARAEKRDALITALLNKLRREDM; from the exons ATGGAGGGGgggcatcatcatcaacatcaacaacaacaacaacagcagcagcaccatagTATGACTAGTATGGAACAAGGAGATAGTAGGGTACCTCAATGGAGTTTTCAAGAAACGAAGGAGTTTTTGGTTATAAGAGCAGAGTTGGATCAAACATTCATGGAGACAAAACGTAACAAGCTTCTCTGGGAAGTCATTTCTAATAAGATGAAAGAAAAGGGTTATCTTCGTAGCTCGGATCAGTGCaagtgcaagtggaagaatcttGTTACCCGATACAAG GGTTGTGAAACCATTGAGCCAGAAAGTATGCGGCAACAATTCCCATTTTATAATGAGCTCCAAACCATCTTCTCAGCTAGGATGCAGAGGATGTTATGGCTTGAAGCTGAAGGTGGACCGATCAGTAGTGGTATGAGAAAGAAAGGGTCTAGATTATCTTCGGATGACGATGATGATAAtgaagaaagtgatgaagaaaaaTTAGTTGttaaaaagaaaatgagaaagggAAAGGGGGCAAGTACAACCAGCACATCCGCTGGTAATGCAGATAATAGTAACTTGCAACATATTCTGGAGGAGTTCATGAGACAACAAGTGCAAATGGAAGCGCAATGGAGAGAAACCGTTGAATTTCGAGAAAAGGAGAGAAGGATGAGGGAGATGGAATGGAGACAAAGAATGGAAGAGTTAGAGAAAGAGAGGTTACTAATGGATAGAAATTGGAGAGAGCGAGAAGAGCAAAGAAGGATGAGAGAAGAAGCTAGAGCAGAGAAGAGGGATGCACTCATTACAGCTCTTCTAAACAAGCTAAGACGTGAAGATATGTAG